From the genome of Vicia villosa cultivar HV-30 ecotype Madison, WI linkage group LG2, Vvil1.0, whole genome shotgun sequence, one region includes:
- the LOC131649381 gene encoding protein NETWORKED 2D-like: MLQRAASNAYSWWWASHIRTKQSKWMEQNLQDMEEKVQTVLRLLEEEGDSFGKRAEMYYKRRPELIIFVEEAFRAYRSLADRYDHLSTELQNANNTIASVCPDSLPYMDEDDDEASPRPPRKMPEGLKPNVPKVPAPPMKDLKSVITTATKKLSTKKASTPASKVPKSGLSRKQAIEEVDKLQKNILALQTVKEFLKSSYDNSIAKYWETEGQIKELQERVSNLQDELGEGVVNVIDDEEARHLMAEAALKSCQDALSQLEEKQAVSLDEAKIESKRVKEVREKLSSLMNEFQYDQTDPQKPRPKRDVKEVTAKNDLDEDVEVITQQRQELQILKEKIKEHFEAGSHSALTVTEMAEKIDELVTKVISLESAVSSQTALVKNLKGETDELHSLIRRLEMEKESLVNEKVKLNEKLREMDEKVHELHDLSQVVEDQNNNLQTHFTEAHCSLDNLAEKVVHKENPNEDDNATAILPTENHSLSEDEPKHDVNTQNALNQDEVLLNDEVKVTESQTEEAASIVENKSSIELNENEKTHDISNNDIIESRDDGSHENDNNQISSETKSTLKSDSGEEATTVEENALLSEYRNTLQNYEEVKSKLHDVEKKTQDALFESSLQVKELKTSNAVKDEEIRLLRQKLNLFQKSVEGNEESEELSPVQPPPENHVIEAMFKLEEPDLSSVIEEKFRMGIDELLEENLVFWMKFSASFTEIQKYETTTKDLLTEVSKIEEKWKATEGSSSTKYSLKSDARPLYKHLAEIQNELTLWLENSAMLKEELQQRFSSLCEIQEEITTALKASAEGYDFKFTSYNAAKFQGEVLNMKQENNKVADELQAGLDLVTTLQLDAEKALAKLNERFGLSNSKRNQMRPSDSKNRVPLRSFIFGVKQKKQKQSIFSMHRKYRALKS, from the exons atgTTGCAGAGAGCTGCAAGCAATGCATATTCATGGTGGTGGGCCAGCCACATCAGAACCAAACAATCCAAATGGATGGAACAAAATCTCCAAG ATATGGAGGAAAAGGTGCAAACGGTTTTGCGACTTCTAGAAGAAGAAGGcgactcatttggaaaaagagCAGAAATGTATTACAAAAGGAGACCGGAACTGATAATATTCGTGGAAGAAGCGTTTCGCGCGTACCGATCTTTGGCCGATAGGTACGATCATTTATCGACGGAGTTACAGAATGCAAACAACACAATTGCTTCTGTTTGTCCGGATAGTCTTCCTTATATGGATGAAGACGACGACGAAGCATCGCCGAGGCCACCGAGAAAAATGCCTGAAGGACTTAAACCGAATGTTCCGAAGGTTCCAGCGCCTCCGATGAAGGATTTAAAAAGTGTCATTACCACGGCTACGAAGAAGTTAAGTACGAAGAAAGCGTCTACGCCAGCTTCTAAAGTTCCGAAATCGGGATTAAGCAGAAAGCAGGCGATTGAAGAGGTTGACAAGCTTCAGAAGAATATTCTAGCATTACAGACTGTGAAGGAGTTTCTGAAAAGCTCTTATGATAATTCCATTGCTAAGTATTGGGAAACCGAGGGGCAGATCAAGGAGTTGCAAGAGAGAGTATCGAATTTGCAAGACGAACTCGGGGAAGGTGTTGTTAATGTTATTGATGACGAGGAAGCTCGGCATTTGATGGCCGAAGCCGCGCTTAAATCGTGTCAAGATGCGTTGTCGCAGTTGGAAGAGAAACAGGCCGTGTCACTCGATGAGGCGAAAATCGAGTCCAAAAGAGTAAAGGAAGTGAGGGAAAAGTTAAGCTCCCTTATGAATGAATTTCAGTATGATCAAACCGATCCGCAGAAGCCGAGGCCTAAACGAGATGTAAAAGAAGTAACTGCGAAAAATGATTTGGATGAAGATGTGGAGGTAATAACTCAGCAGAGACAAGAGTTGCAGATATTGAAAGAGAAGATTAAAGAACATTTCGAGGCTGGCTCGCATTCGGCTTTAACCGTGACAGAAATGGCAGAGAAGATTGATGAGCTTGTTACAAAAGTCATTAGTTTAGAATCTGCAGTTTCTTCACAGACAGCTTTGGTAAAGAATTTAAAAGGCGAAACTGACGAACTTCATTCGTTGATTCGACGTCTAGAAATGGAAAAAGAGAGTTTGGTTAACGAAAAGGTTAAATTGAACGAGAAACTTCGAGAAATGGATGAAAAAGTGCATGAATTACATGACCTTAGCCAAGTTGTTGAAGATCAAAACAACAACCTCCAAACTCATTTCACCGAAGCGCATTGTAGTCTTGATAATCTCGCTGAGAAAGTAGTCCATAAGGAAAATCCGAACGAAGACGATAACGCGACTGCTATATTACCAACAGAAAATCATTCATTGAGTGAAGATGAACCAAAACATGATGTTAACACACAAAACGCATTGAATCAAGACGAAGTCTTATTGAATGATGAAGTAAAGGTCACTGAATCACAAACAGAAGAAGCAGCAAGCATAGTTGAAAACAAATCTTCTATAGAGTTGAACGAAAACGAGAAAACTCATGACATTAGCAATAATGATATAATCGAATCAAGAGACGATGGAAGTCATGAAAATGACAATAATCAAATTTCGTCCGAGACAAAGAGTACACTTAAAAGTGATTCCGGGGAGGAAGCAACGACAGTGGAAGAAAATGCTTTGCTATCAGAGTATAGGAACACTCTTCAGAACTATGAAGAAGTGAAGAGCAAGCTCCATGATGTAGAGAAGAAAACTCAAGATGCATTGTTTGAGTCATCTTTGCAGGTGAAAGAATTGAAGACTTCTAATGCTGTGAAGGACGAAGAAATTCGGCTCTTACGTCAGAAACTAAACCTTTTTCAGAAAAGCGTAGAGGGAAATGAAGAAAGCGAGGAGTTATCTCCCGTGCAGCCGCCACCAGAAAATCATGTTATTGAGGCGATGTTTAAATTAGAAGAACCGGATTTAAGTTCCGTGATTGAAGAGAAGTTTCGTATGGGAATCGACGAACTTCTAGAGGAGAATCTAGTATTCTGGATGAAATTCAGTGCTTCTTTCACCGAGATACAGAAATACGAAACAACTACAAAAGACTTGCTAACCGAGGTATCAAAAATCGAAGAAAAATGGAAAGCAACAGAAGGAAGTAGCAGCACAAAATATTCATTGAAATCAGATGCAAGACCGCTTTATAAACATCTCGCAGAGATACAAAATGAACTCACACTATGGCTAGAAAACAGCGCCATGCTGAAGGAAGAACTTCAACAAAGATTCTCGTCGTTGTGTGAAATCCAAGAAGAGATAACAACAGCATTGAAAGCAAGTGCTGAAGGTTACGATTTCAAGTTCACAAGCTACAATGCTGCGAAATTTCAAGGCGAGGTTTTGAATATGAAACAAGAGAATAATAAAGTTGCTGATGAGCTTCAAGCTGGGTTAGACCTTGTAACAACTCTCCAACTTGATGCTGAGAAGGCTCTTGCAAAGTTGAATGAGAGATTCGGACTGTCGAATTCTAAGAGAAACCAGATGAGACCTTCGGATTCGAAGAACCGTGTTCCTCTAAGGTCATTTATCTTTGGAGTTAAGCAAAAGAAACAAAAACAGTCAATCTTTTCGATGCATAGGAAATATCGCGCTTTGAAATCATAA
- the LOC131649382 gene encoding nicotinamidase 1-like: MGSESQSPTLDLLKEQIPVKQQPLLLSNNLKTGLVLVDILNGFCTVGSGNFAPKEPDEEVRKMVEESVRLSKAFAEKNWPIFAYMDCHHPDIPEPPYPPHCLIGSEETKFVPELLWLENEPNATLRRKNCIDGFIGSYEKDGSNVFIDWVKSNEIKQVLVCGICTDICVLDFTCSALSARNRGFLSPLENVIVASKACTTYDLPLHVAKAGKDLVSHPQAFMHHVALYIAWGRGAQIVSDVSFE; encoded by the exons ATGGGCTCTGAATCTCAATCTCCAACGCTAGACCTTCTCAAGGAACAAATCCCAGTGAAACAACAACCTCTTCTTCTCTCCAACAACCTCAAAACCGGTCTCGTCCTCGTCGATATCCTTAACGGCTTCTGCACCGTCGGATCTGGCAATTTC gCGCCAAAAGAACCTGATGAGGAAGTTAGAAAAATGGTGGAAGAATCTGTGAGGTTATCCAAAGCTTTTGCTGAGAAGAATTGGCCTATTTTTGCTTATATGGATTGTCATCACCCTGATATTCCTGAACCTCCTTATCCTCCTCACTGTCTTATTGGTTCCGAGGAAACTAAATTTGTTCCCG AACTATTGTGGTTGGAAAACGAGCCGAATGCGACGCTGAGGCGCAAAAACTGTATTGACGGATTCATTGGTTCGTATGAGAAAGATGGGTCTAATGTGTTTATTGATTGGGTGAAAAGTAATGAGATAAAACAA GTTTTGGTTTGTGGGATATGCACTGATATATGTGTGCTGGATTTTACCTGTTCGGCTTTGTCTGCGAGGAACCGCGGTTTCCTTTCTCCTCTGGAGAATGTGATTGTGGCCTCCAAAGCTTGTACTACTTATGATCTTCCACTGCATGTGGCCAAAGCAGGCAAAGACCTGGTGTCCCATCCACAG GCATTTATGCATCATGTTGCCCTTTACATAGCATGGGGAAGGGGAGCTCAGATAGTATCAGATGTGTCATTTGAATAG